GAAGTTTTAATTTTTCTACATACTCCTCCGACATTGGCATACAGATTAATCCTTTTCCATGCGTTGCCATGAAATTTATATTTTCTGTTGTAGCAAATTGTGCTGCACAAATAAAGTCTCCTTCATTTTCTCGATTTTCATCATCCGTTACCAAAATAATCTTTCCTCTTTTTAAATCTTCTAATGCACCTTCAATTGTATGAAATGTCACCATTTTATATCCTCCTGCCATAATTCTAAAATTTTTCTTGATCATATTTGTTTATTAGTTTTATCTTATCACCCCATTAAAAATGCCTTGATCTAAATGATTGATCAAGGCAGAGTAAAAAATATCTGAATTTATTTATATAAATCAATTGCTCTGGAACAAAAATATTCTAGAGCAATTGACCATAGTCGTAAAAACATTTCCATTTTTCCATATTTTGTTCTCTTCTTTCATCCAGACTATACTGTCGGCTTCGGAATTTCACCGAATCATACCTTACGGCTCGTGGGCTTTACCACCGGTAGGGATTTTCACCCTGCCCTGAAGATTTATTCTATTTATATATTAATTATAATAATTTTGATTTTTGTTGTCAAGATTTAAGCTATGCAGCTACTGTCCATATCAAAAAGAATTCTACGAAACTTTGGATCATATCAATGGACTGAGACAGTTAGAATGATAAAATATTGCTTGCACCTTGATAGTTTTAAATCGTCTTTTTTAATTCACAGGATAATTATGTTTTCCATATAATTACATCTCCTTTTTGAGAATCATAATCCACTGATGATCGCTTTCCAATCCTTTTCTGAGACTGATTTTCGATTTGCTATATTCTATGTTTCTCTGTCTTATCAATCTGAATGATCTTTCCATCCTGAACAATGATCGTTATATTGCCATATTTCATATTTTTTAATAACTCTTCAATTTTTTCTTTCCATTGGTGTTGTTCTTGTGATCTTTTTATTTTATGTTCCATATGCCCACCTTATTTCCTATTAATCCTGTATGTTTTATCTGTTTTTACTCGATTATACCTATTTTTCATATTTCTGTCAATATTTCAGTCACATAAACCATCATAAAGTCTTCTCAAATCTTCA
The sequence above is drawn from the Anaerostipes hadrus ATCC 29173 = JCM 17467 genome and encodes:
- a CDS encoding YezD family protein, which translates into the protein MEHKIKRSQEQHQWKEKIEELLKNMKYGNITIIVQDGKIIQIDKTEKHRI